The Mytilus trossulus isolate FHL-02 chromosome 3, PNRI_Mtr1.1.1.hap1, whole genome shotgun sequence genome contains a region encoding:
- the LOC134709747 gene encoding E3 ubiquitin-protein ligase TRIM71-like — MSSCLPSCWGDCRCRSSANENTTSAPEKRTTTTTCKNCEAKNKKSGLGCRKRNDDTRGRDKRNSGENQEIVGGCWSGGHGCFITSMHPPKPKTACSICEQKKKSRITAETFCPECEEALCKSCAEHHKLSKISKDHHTIPVQHYSEIPTFVLKTEQCCLDHKLEYEMYCVDHKHPCCVRCVSENHVDCHNLKPLNDVVHNAKSSELLNEIEKNIDDISAYLETAQKEREEYVRKFEEQIAQCRKHKNLIKSLITDHLDQLDQKMEAELHTRESDYKVASEKTIGEIEKRRENVKKIADDISAMRKYASDRQTFLAMHLLNESVGKEQNAVYELSNNMEHIELTVNEPDITAVLEAQSLGNLKVISLPVDSVFKIKKKMKEKMATKQDNSREKRRQQNAVEK; from the exons ATGTCTAGCTGTCTCCCATCCTGCTGGGGAGACTGTAGATGTCGAAGTTCAGCAAACGAAAATACAACAAGTGCACCAGAAAAAAGGACTACTACAACTACATGTAAAAACTGTgaggctaaaaataaaaagagtgGTCTTGGATGCAGAAAACGTAACGATGACACCAGAGGTAGAGACAAAAGAAATAGTGGGGAAAACCAAGAAATTGTCGGTGGTTGCTGGAGTGGGGGTCATGGATGTTTCATCACAT caatgcATCCTCCAAAACCCAAAACAGCATGCAGCATATGTGAACAGAAAAAGAAATCACGAATAACGGCAGAGACATTTTGTCCTGAATGTGAAGAAGCCCTTTGCAAATCATGCGCAGAACACCACAAGCTGTCGAAAATATCAAAAGATCATCACACAATACCAGTGCAGCATTACAGTGAAATTCCCACTTTTGTATTAAAAACAGAGCAGTGCTGCTTAGACCACAAGCTTGAATATGAAATGTATTGCGTAGACCATAAACACCCATGCTGCGTTCGATGTGTTTCGGAAAATCACGTGGATTGTCATAATCTAAAGCCACTAAATGATGTAGTTCATAACGCAAAGTCTTCGGAACTCCTGAATGAgatcgaaaaaaatattgatgacaTATCCGCTTACTTAGAAACTGCACAAAAAGAACGGGAGGAATATGTCAGAAAGTTTGAGGAGCAAATCGCTCAGTGTCGGAAacataaaaatttgataaagaGCCTGATAACGGACCATTTAGATCAACTTGACCAAAAAATGGAAGCTGAACTCCATACAAGGGAATCTGATTATAAAGTGGCATCAGAAAAGACGATTGGAGAGATCGAGAAACGAAGAGAAAATGTTAAGAAAATCGCAGATGATATTTCTGCTATGAGGAAATATGCATCAGATAGACAAACTTTCCTTGCAATGCATTTGCTGAACGAATCTGTAGGCAAGGAACAAAACGCAGTTTACGAATTGTCCAACAATATGGAGCACATCGAGTTGACCGTGAACGAACCTGATATAACGGCTGTATTAGAAGCTCAGTCCTTGGGAAATTTAAAAGTGATTTCATTACCAGTAGACTCTGtcttcaaaataaagaaaaaaatgaaagaaaagatgGCAACGAAACAAGACAATTCTCGGGAAAAGCGACGCCAACAGAACGCCGTAGAAAAATGA